A genomic stretch from Limisphaerales bacterium includes:
- a CDS encoding GDSL family lipase: protein MKSTLLIGTLAFSLSLFAEEKPDLHSATKPVPRSGGWTKRHESFNKRVAQGKCDVIFIGDSITQGWEGRGKGVWAKHYAKRNAVNLGIGGDRTQHVIWRLDNGNLYRIKPKAAVIMIGTNNSGSNTSQEIADGVEVIVKQLRKKLPETKVLLLGVFPRGTNNADKRRQVNEGANAIFKKLADGKAVHYLDISPKFLKEDGTLTREIMPDLLHLSEKGYTIWAESIEAKLKELMGE, encoded by the coding sequence ATGAAATCCACTTTGTTGATCGGCACCCTCGCTTTCTCCCTCTCACTTTTTGCTGAGGAAAAACCAGACCTCCACTCCGCCACCAAACCCGTCCCGCGCAGCGGCGGTTGGACCAAGCGACATGAGTCCTTCAACAAACGCGTGGCCCAAGGCAAGTGCGACGTCATCTTCATCGGCGACTCCATCACCCAAGGCTGGGAAGGCCGCGGCAAGGGCGTGTGGGCCAAGCACTACGCCAAACGCAACGCCGTCAACCTCGGCATCGGCGGCGACCGCACCCAACACGTCATCTGGCGCTTGGACAACGGCAACCTCTACCGCATCAAGCCCAAGGCTGCGGTGATCATGATTGGCACCAACAATTCCGGCAGCAACACCTCGCAGGAAATCGCCGACGGCGTGGAGGTCATTGTGAAGCAACTGCGCAAGAAACTACCCGAGACCAAGGTACTGCTCCTCGGCGTCTTCCCCCGGGGCACCAACAACGCCGACAAGCGCCGCCAAGTCAACGAAGGCGCCAACGCCATTTTCAAGAAACTCGCCGACGGCAAGGCCGTGCACTACCTCGACATCAGCCCGAAATTTCTGAAAGAAGACGGCACCCTCACCCGCGAAATCATGCCCGACCTCCTGCACCTCAGCGAAAAAGGCTACACCATCTGGGCCGAATCCATTGAGGCCAAGCTGAAGGAATTAATGGGCGAGTAA